The segment AGCCGCTGCTGGCTGAGCCGGAGCGTCTCCCTCGTCTGCGACGCGGCGGCCTGAAGCGTCGCCTCCACAAAGGCTCCATCCCCCAGGATCCGCTCGTCGGCCGCCATGGCCGCTTTGCGGCTCCGCAGGCTCAGCACCTCCGCCCAGCCGCCCGCGCTTCGGATCAGGCCGCCACCCACCAGCTCCGGCCGGTGCCCCTGGGCGATCCCCGCCGCCACGAACTCCCGGTACCGGCGTCGAGCTTCATCAGGCTTCGGCCCAAACTGGCCCAGGATCTCGTCCACCGCCTGCCAGGGCCGCTGGATGGTGCCCATGAGGGCGGAGTGCGAGGAGTAGGGATGCCGGTCCAGCTGCTCCAGATCGGCCACGACGCCAGCCCGCAAGGGATTGAGGCCCAGATAGCGGACCAGCTCCAGGAGATACCTCTCCTCGTCACACAGGATCGACTTGTACCGGTTCTGGAACACATGCCCATGGCGGCCGTGCCGCCGATTACAGGCCTGCGCATAGCCCGTCATCAGGCTCCGCATCATCGCGGCCAGGGGCACGGGGCCGGTCCGCACCAGAAGGTGGAAATGGTTGGGAATGAGAGCCCAGGCGAGGACCGTCCACCGTCCCCGTTCGGTGGCCCCTTCCAGCCGGTGCAGGAAGTCCTGGTAATCGGCCGGATCCAGGAACAGGGGACGACGCTCGATCCCCCTGGCGATCACGTGGTGGAGAATGCCCGGGGCGTCCAGGCGGCTTTGGCGAGGCATGGCTGGACGGTATCATGCCCTGGTCAGGGTTGTCAAGCGCTCTGGGCACGAACGTCCCGCTGCCGGCCGTTTGGCCTCGCGACCGAGCCGCTCGACCATCCACACGGGGAAGTCGATGTTGACTCGGCGAGACTCCTGCAGGGGCCGGCGCGCCGAGTCCATGTCGAGCTCGTCGACAGACGCTCTCGCCGTCGACGAAGCGCTTGTCGAGCTCACTCGCCACCTCCTACCCGATTTCGGCCTTTGCCGTTGATGGGACGCCCTGTTTGGCAAGTCTTACAAGAAGACGAAGGGCCTCGTTTACCGCAACCGGGTCTGGAAACATCTGGGCTACGTCCGGGTCCAGTGGCACCAGATTGGTACCCTGCCGATACGCCTGATAATGCTTTCCGCGAACACCTCCAGAGAAATCATACTCTGGACGCATGTCATCTTCCGTATTGCTCTTTTGATCAGGATGCATAGTTGCGAGCCTCCCGTGGAGTCGCCTCTCGGGCTGTAATGATTCGGATGTGGTTGTTCCGTTCGGTATAGCCGACAACAAGCAACCGACCAGCTTCACTGCGGCCAATGGAAAGGAAGCGAAACTCTCCCTCGGAGTGATCCGGATCGGCGATGGTGATGTCGAATGGATCGCTGAATACGGTAGCAGCCTCGGAAAACGTGACGTTGTGCCTTGTGAAATTGGTCTGAGCCTTGTTCGGATCCCACTCGAATTCCATTGTTTATTCCTATACCTAATGTCTCTCTACGTCTTGTTGTGCTGTTGATGGAGATCGAGTACTGGCCTTTTCGGTCACCCTCGAGGGCGTGCAGTCGGTTGCCGGGGAGGAACGCGGAGGTCCTCGAGCCATGTGGCCAGGTGCAGGTACTCCAGCTTCCTCGCGGCGCGAGATGCCGCGTCAGCTGGGAACCACTACGCCTGCCCGTTCAGAAAAGCTCCCGGGTGCGCTTGTTCGCGAAGGACTTGATCACGACAGCAGGCTACCGTGTCATGTGACGCAGGTCAACGTCCTCGCCAGCGCCACCACACCCAGCCTGTTTGGGAAGCGCTCCACCGGACGTGAGGAAAGGTTTGCATCGCGACGGCGAAGCTCGGAACATCCCTGGATGCGGACACTGCTGGCAAGTTGACGTCCCAGTTCACTGTTCAACGATGAGTCGAAACAGTCAAGACCGTCCCCTCGTCCCCCGTTCGTCTCGTCCCGTCCGTCTCACGATTCGCTATCGGTAGACTTCCTTACGGTGCCCGATCGTAACGACCAGAACGAGAAGCTGTGCATCGTGGATTTCATATATGACTCTGTACTGCCCAATCCGAATCCGCCAAGCTGGTCGCCCAGAGAGCTTCTTTCTTCCAGGAGGACACGGATCCTCTGCCAGTTGGCGAATGGCCTCGATCACCCTTGGTTGATCCTCGCGGTGACCCTTGGCAAGTCCTTTCTGGGCGGACCGGAGGATTTCGACGGTATACGTCACTCGTCGTGATCCTCGCGAAGCTCCCGCACTGCTTGTTCAAAAGGAATCGCATCTTGTGGGCCCTTTTTTGCGGCATCGTACGCACGGATATCATCCAACTCCTCCAGCTCCTCAAGGATCCCTTCCCATTCGCCAAGGGGAAGTTGGACCGCCTTGCGTCGCTGTTTTTCGTCCAGTATGTACTGAGGGTGTATGCTAATCATAACGCGTCACCATCGATCATCAGACTTCTTTCCAGAATAGCGGAGCTCCGTGCTGTGATTCAACCTTCCTTCAGCAGCGAACGCCCCGGCCAACGCGCCGGCCCAAGGTGCTTGCCCGTGAGGCCGCCACGCTACTCGCGGTCGCTGTTGAGCCGGCGCAGGAAGTCCTGGTAATCGGCGGGTCCAGGAACAGGGGGACGACGTTCGATCCCCCTGGCGATCACGTGGTGGAGGATACTCGGGGCGTCCAAGCGGCGTTGGCGAGGCATGGCTGGACGGTATCATGCCCCGATCGGGGCTGTCAAGCGCTCTGAGCACGAACGTCCCGAACGTCCCCGCGAACACAAAATTCAGCGGCCCGGCCGAAATGGCAACGAACCTGGAATTGCACCACTGACTTTCAATGCACCACGGATTGCCGGGTCCGCTGGAATGATTCGTTAGCAAAAAACCTGCTCACCCTGCACAGCCTGTATTCTCAGGTTGTCCGATTTTCACTGGATTTGATGATCCGAAGAGACGCGATTGCAATTCTGCCCTCTGTTGGTTCTTTGGTTGAAACATTCATGCTATTCGGATTAGTCAATTCAACGGCAATCAAACCCCAGTAGAGATAATAGAAATCATAACCGTGATGCCGTGGCACAGCCTGCACGTGCGTTACAAATTCATC is part of the Thermodesulfobacteriota bacterium genome and harbors:
- a CDS encoding transposase; amino-acid sequence: MPRQSRLDAPGILHHVIARGIERRPLFLDPADYQDFLHRLEGATERGRWTVLAWALIPNHFHLLVRTGPVPLAAMMRSLMTGYAQACNRRHGRHGHVFQNRYKSILCDEERYLLELVRYLGLNPLRAGVVADLEQLDRHPYSSHSALMGTIQRPWQAVDEILGQFGPKPDEARRRYREFVAAGIAQGHRPELVGGGLIRSAGGWAEVLSLRSRKAAMAADERILGDGAFVEATLQAAASQTRETLRLSQQRLSLPQLEARVAVAAGLEPGELRTAGRRLPLVEARRAFSQLAVRIHGYSGAEVARYLGVTTSCVNRAAGKPDLTALARSLHPLAPSDRSWRPPSGGPPAARH
- a CDS encoding BrnT family toxin; protein product: MEFEWDPNKAQTNFTRHNVTFSEAATVFSDPFDITIADPDHSEGEFRFLSIGRSEAGRLLVVGYTERNNHIRIITAREATPREARNYAS
- a CDS encoding type II toxin-antitoxin system RelE/ParE family toxin, with the translated sequence MTYTVEILRSAQKGLAKGHREDQPRVIEAIRQLAEDPCPPGRKKLSGRPAWRIRIGQYRVIYEIHDAQLLVLVVTIGHRKEVYR